Genomic DNA from Gemmatimonadaceae bacterium:
AGGTCGCCATGTGCACGGTGCGCGCGGGGAGTGGTGCCAGCGGCAGCAGGCGCTCCCCGCGGCCCCACGCCAGGGTGCAGGCCGCCTCGGTGGACAGGAACGGCACGTCGGCACCGAGGCTGGCGGCGATCGTGAGCAGCGTCGCAGTGTCGAGCGGCTCGCGGTTCAGCGCGTTCAGCGCGCGAAGCACCGCGCCGGCATCTGCGCTGCCGCCACCCAGGCCGCCACCGGTGGGGATGCGCTTGGTGATCGCGATCACGATGCGCTGGCCAGGCGCGGGCCACGCCGCCGCTGCGCGATAGGCGGCCGCGGCACGGCAGGCGAGGTTCTCGTGGTCGGGCACGTCCACCGGCGGCGTGCAGCGGATCGCGATGCCCTCGCCCTCGCGCACCAGCACCTTCACGTCGTCGGCGAGCGAGATCCGCTGGAAGACTGTCTCGAGCTGGTGGTACCCCGACGCCTCGCGCGCGAGGATGCGCAGGTCGAGGTTCACCTTGGCCCAGGCCTCGACCTCGGCGTAGCGTGCGGTGGTGTCAGGCATCGGCCGGGGAGGGCTGCGCCGCCGTGGCGCGCATCTCGCGCAGGCTGAGGCCAAGCCGCGAGAAGTAGAAGGCGCCGAGCGCGGTGATCGGGATGAACGACAGCAGGTGGAAGCCCACCGCCCAGGTCACGGCGAGCGTCACCGGCACGCCGTAGATCTGCAGCCCCGCCTTCGCGAACGCCTCGAACGGCCCGAAGAACCCGGGGGAGGAGGGGATCGCGACGCCGACGGAGATGAGGCCCTGCAGGAAGAGCGCGGCCGAGAACGGCGCGGTGATGCCGACGGCGCGGAACGCGATCCAGAAGGCGAGGGCGTTGGTGAGCCAGTGCAGCACCGTCCAGAACACCACGCGGGCGAACCGCGACGGGCTGCGGAGCACCGCGAGG
This window encodes:
- the ispE gene encoding 4-(cytidine 5'-diphospho)-2-C-methyl-D-erythritol kinase, with product MPDTTARYAEVEAWAKVNLDLRILAREASGYHQLETVFQRISLADDVKVLVREGEGIAIRCTPPVDVPDHENLACRAAAAYRAAAAWPAPGQRIVIAITKRIPTGGGLGGGSADAGAVLRALNALNREPLDTATLLTIAASLGADVPFLSTEAACTLAWGRGERLLPLAPLPARTVHMATFDTGVNTALAYHALATARSDGRITPPGGMLLGAGTLDSWHALQRHARNDFEGPVFALRPDIAAVHAAWSAVAPQALVRMSGSGATVVAITDVQPDAYAAVAATWPARDGTRYQRAQTLTAVPPVRILSPPIGFR